The genomic region AACATTTCACGTGCACGCGTTAACAGCCGAAGAAAAGCTCGTGCGCCCTGCTGCGCACACGAGACGTATCTGACGAGGAGTTTGATCTTATGGATTGGCGCCACAAGGCGGTCTGTCGCGACGAGGATCCGGAGCTGTTCTTCCCGGTGGGGAACAGTGGGCCGGCGCTCGCCCAGATTGCGGACGCGAAGCTCGTCTGCAACCGCTGCCCGGTGACCACGGAGTGCCTCACCTGGGCATTGGAGTCCGGCCAGGACGCGGGTGTGTGGGGCGGTATGAGCGAAGACGAGCGTCGCGCCCTCAAGCGCCGCAACGCCAGGACTAAGGCCCGCACCGGGGTATAGCCCGCGACCACAGTCGAATTCGTTCACGGCCCCGGCGAAAGTCGGGGCCGTGACTTTTTCTCTGTTTTCAGGTTTCGGGGTTTTCGGGGCTTTCGAGCCAATTTGCGACATCAATGGTCGTTTTGCGCAATACGGGCCGTTACTGGGCGGGCCGACGCGCACGCCCGAGCGGCACCCGCAGCACCACGTCGGTACCGCCGGCGGGCACCTCGTGCATGCCCAGCGACCCGTCCAGTTCGGCCGACACGAGCGTCCGGACGATCTGCAGGCCCAGCCGATCGGATTTCTCCAGGCTGAATCCCTCGGGCAGGCCGCGGCCGTCGTCGTGGACGACGACGTCGAGCCAGCGGGCCGAGCGTTCGGCTCGAATCGTCACGCAGCCCTGACGTGTCGACGTGTCGAAGGCGTGCTCGATCGCGTTCTGCACCAGTTCGGTGATCACCATGATCAACGCGGTGGCGCGGTCGGCGTCGAGCACGCCGAGGTCACCGACGCGGTCGATGCGAATCGGACTGTCCACCGTGGCAACGTCGTTCATGATGGGCAGGATCCGGTCCACCACCTCGTCGAGGTTGACCTCCTCGTCGACCGACATCGACAGCGCGTCGTGCACCAAGGCGATCGACGACACCCGTCGCACCGACTCCAGCAACGCTTCGCGCCCTTCGGCGTTTGTCGTGCGTCGCGCCTGCAGCCGTAGCAGCGCCGCCACGGTCTGGAGGTTGTTTTTCACCCGGTGGTGAATCTCGCGGATGGTCGCGTCCTTGGACAGCAGCGCGCGGTCGCGGCGCTTGACCTCGGTGACGTCGCGGATGAGCATCGCGGCGCCGACCGGCCTGCCGTGCACCACCAGCGGCAGAGTGCGCAGCAGGACCGCGGCGCCGCCGGCTTCGACCTCCATGCGCATGCTAGAACCGCCGCCCAGCGAGTCGCGCACGTGGTTGGCCAGTTCCTGCGCCTCGAACGGGTCCCCGATCAGCGGCCGGGTCACGCTGACCAGGTTGTGGCCCTCCAATTCGGCGGCCAAGCCCATGCGGTGATACGCCGAGATCGCGTTCGGGCTGGCGAAGGCCACCACCCCCGCTTCGTCGAGGCGGATGAAGCCGTCGCCGACGCGTGGACTCGACCGCGACATCGCGAGGTCGCCCACGTTGGGGAACGTGCCCTCGGAGAGCATGTGCAGCAGGTCGCTCGCGCAGTCGAGGTACGCGGCCTCCAGCGGGCTGACCTTTCGCGAGGCGAGCGCGGTCTGGTGCGTCAGCACTGCGACGACCTCGTCCTTGTACCGCACCGGTACCGCCTCGACGTTCAGTCCGGACGAAACCTGTTGCTGGACAGCCGATCCCACTCCGATCGAGCCCGTCTCGAACGCCGCGGTCACGACCGGCATGGCATCGGCGGCGGCCACGGTGCTGACGGCGTCGGCGAGCAGCACCGTCGGGGCGGTGTTGGGCCGCACCTGTGCCACGCAGACGAAGGCGCCGTCGTCGCGGCGCACCCACA from Mycobacterium sp. IDR2000157661 harbors:
- a CDS encoding sensor histidine kinase — its product is MSTLGDLLAEHTILPGHAVDHLHAVVGEWQLLADLSFADYLMWVRRDDGAFVCVAQVRPNTAPTVLLADAVSTVAAADAMPVVTAAFETGSIGVGSAVQQQVSSGLNVEAVPVRYKDEVVAVLTHQTALASRKVSPLEAAYLDCASDLLHMLSEGTFPNVGDLAMSRSSPRVGDGFIRLDEAGVVAFASPNAISAYHRMGLAAELEGHNLVSVTRPLIGDPFEAQELANHVRDSLGGGSSMRMEVEAGGAAVLLRTLPLVVHGRPVGAAMLIRDVTEVKRRDRALLSKDATIREIHHRVKNNLQTVAALLRLQARRTTNAEGREALLESVRRVSSIALVHDALSMSVDEEVNLDEVVDRILPIMNDVATVDSPIRIDRVGDLGVLDADRATALIMVITELVQNAIEHAFDTSTRQGCVTIRAERSARWLDVVVHDDGRGLPEGFSLEKSDRLGLQIVRTLVSAELDGSLGMHEVPAGGTDVVLRVPLGRARRPAQ
- the whiB1 gene encoding transcriptional regulator WhiB1, whose product is MDWRHKAVCRDEDPELFFPVGNSGPALAQIADAKLVCNRCPVTTECLTWALESGQDAGVWGGMSEDERRALKRRNARTKARTGV